The following are encoded in a window of Castanea sativa cultivar Marrone di Chiusa Pesio chromosome 5, ASM4071231v1 genomic DNA:
- the LOC142636655 gene encoding dihydroceramide fatty acyl 2-hydroxylase FAH1, which produces MVAQEFKVDLNKPLVYQVGYLGESYQEWVHQPIVSKEGPRFFESDFWEFLTRTVWWAIPVIWLPVVCWAISKSIQMGVSLPHIAFLVVCGIFLWTLIEYSLHRWLFHIDTKSYWGNTIHYLLHGCHHKHPMDGLRLVFPPAATAILLFPFWNLVKLMSTPTTTPALFGGGLLGYVIYDCTHYYVHHGQPTSKVPKDLKKYHLNHHFRIQDKGFGITSSFWDKVFGTLPATKTAGKSR; this is translated from the exons ATGGTTGCGCAGGAGTTTAAGGTCGATTTGAATAAGCCCCTTGTCTACCAG GTTGGCTATCTTGGTGAATCTTATCAGGAGTGGGTTCACCAGCCTATTGTTAGCAAGGAAGGCCCCCGATTTTTTGAGAGTGATTTTTGGGAG TTCTTGACCCGCACTGTTTGGTGGGCAATTCCAGTCATTTGGCTGCCAGTTGTATGCTGGGCCATCTCCAAGTCTATTCAAATGGGCGTATCGCTTCCTCATATTGCTTTCCTGGTGGTCTGTGGAATTTTTCTGTGGACACTTATCGAGTACTCTTTGCATCGTTGGCTTTTTCACATTGATACAAAGAGCTAttg gGGAAACACCATTCATTATCTTCTTCATGGCTGCCATCACAAGCACCCAATGGATGGCTTGAGACTTGTTTTCCCACCAGCTGCAACAGCTATCCTTTTATTTCCA TTCTGGAACTTGGTCAAACTTATGTCTACTCCTACAACTACTCCTGCTTTGTTTGGAGGTGGTTTACTGGGTTATGTGATATATGATTGCACCCATTACTATGTCCACCATGGTCAACCAACAAGCAAAGTGCCTAAAGATCTCAAG AAATACCACTTGAACCATCATTTCAGAATCCAGGACAAAGGCTTTGGGATCACATCATCATTCTGGGACAAGGTGTTTGGCACACTTCCCGCAACGAAAACTGCTGGGAAAAGTAGATAA